A single Parabacteroides timonensis DNA region contains:
- a CDS encoding phage major capsid protein, with product MYSRKEKKQWRSRIAEINLRFEEMATAIETEKRALTPEEVEERNALVQEKEILQLRLERSEHNPVSQQEVSQERAFAQTIAAMHGKCEMPEECRSLVNGTDMDIPINRDIQDTASAANVIPLTIGDIIQPLEKGLILSKVGMKMQYGMVGAWQFPIVAGVEATIEDENVEVNDTKIDIGKISPSPKRVTISIPVSNRAIDQSNGALLEIVRTQLPMSVSRVLNKWMFSPTRITSKASDGCFVNPKTKINATGNAWKDAITLKGKVMATGVIFDGTPAYVCSATKYAELESTPRDTGSGLMVIENGKINGFPVFMTEYIGEGILGFGVFSYELVGQFGKMRMTYDPYTGAKKNLVYFVFNSDYDMLTLRSEAFGTLKDKPTT from the coding sequence ATGTATTCAAGAAAAGAAAAAAAACAGTGGCGGTCACGTATCGCTGAAATTAATCTTCGTTTTGAAGAAATGGCTACTGCTATAGAAACGGAGAAAAGAGCATTAACCCCGGAAGAAGTAGAAGAAAGGAATGCACTTGTGCAAGAAAAAGAAATCCTTCAACTTCGTTTGGAACGTTCTGAACACAATCCGGTATCACAGCAAGAAGTTTCCCAAGAACGCGCTTTTGCACAAACTATTGCTGCAATGCATGGTAAATGTGAAATGCCGGAAGAATGCCGTTCCCTTGTTAATGGTACGGACATGGATATTCCCATCAACCGGGATATTCAAGATACGGCATCGGCTGCAAACGTCATTCCATTAACCATAGGCGATATTATCCAGCCACTTGAAAAGGGTTTAATCCTTAGCAAAGTAGGGATGAAGATGCAGTACGGTATGGTAGGTGCATGGCAATTCCCTATTGTTGCAGGTGTAGAAGCGACAATTGAAGATGAAAACGTAGAGGTAAACGACACGAAAATAGACATCGGCAAAATCAGTCCTTCTCCTAAGCGTGTAACAATTTCCATTCCTGTATCCAACCGTGCCATAGACCAAAGCAACGGGGCTTTATTGGAAATTGTAAGAACACAATTACCAATGTCGGTATCCCGTGTATTGAACAAATGGATGTTTAGTCCTACCAGAATCACATCCAAAGCTTCTGATGGCTGTTTTGTGAATCCGAAAACGAAAATCAATGCCACAGGAAATGCATGGAAAGATGCTATTACATTGAAAGGAAAAGTAATGGCTACTGGTGTAATTTTCGATGGCACTCCGGCTTATGTGTGCTCTGCAACAAAATACGCAGAACTGGAATCTACACCGCGTGATACCGGATCAGGTTTGATGGTAATCGAAAACGGAAAAATTAATGGTTTCCCCGTATTTATGACAGAATACATCGGTGAAGGAATCCTTGGTTTTGGAGTATTCAGTTATGAATTGGTTGGTCAATTCGGCAAAATGCGTATGACATACGATCCGTACACAGGTGCAAAGAAAAACCTTGTGTACTTCGTTTTCAATTCGGATTATGATATGCTTACCCTCAGATCGGAAGCATTTGGAACGCTAAAGGATAAACCAACCACATAA
- a CDS encoding head-tail connector protein gives MAKYTKVEDLQKQLEIDYMEAKDEKFLGLLLDASESRIEKEINQPLSEFVDDKGVLDSALVSAILIFAATLHANREAVAYANVQPVPYTLHFLLQPFRKYT, from the coding sequence ATGGCTAAATATACCAAAGTAGAAGATTTGCAAAAACAGCTTGAAATTGACTATATGGAAGCTAAGGATGAAAAGTTTCTAGGGTTATTACTCGATGCAAGTGAAAGCAGAATAGAAAAGGAAATTAATCAACCCCTTTCTGAATTTGTCGATGATAAAGGCGTACTTGATTCTGCTTTGGTATCTGCTATATTGATCTTTGCTGCCACACTTCATGCTAACCGTGAAGCCGTAGCATACGCTAATGTGCAACCAGTGCCATATACATTACATTTTCTACTTCAACCTTTTAGAAAATACACATGA
- a CDS encoding phage head completion protein, translated as MRAGLLTETIHILELKKTISESGAEKREYVETHKIKANRKKLSALVGDGVNANEEFISNTLVFQVRKYSFLNENIRIKYGNHMYKVILIDPQSDNSYLITCSKVNE; from the coding sequence ATGAGGGCAGGACTATTAACAGAAACCATTCACATTCTGGAATTGAAAAAAACGATTTCTGAAAGTGGTGCAGAAAAAAGGGAATATGTGGAAACGCATAAAATTAAAGCCAACCGCAAAAAACTCTCTGCATTAGTTGGTGATGGTGTGAATGCTAATGAAGAATTTATTTCTAATACATTAGTTTTCCAAGTTCGAAAATATTCCTTCCTAAATGAAAATATCCGTATTAAATATGGGAATCACATGTATAAAGTTATACTGATTGATCCACAAAGTGATAACAGCTATTTAATAACATGTTCCAAAGTAAATGAGTAA
- the gp17 gene encoding tail completion protein gp17, with translation MSAESKFKITTKIRIALLAKSEISDMVGERVFPVVAPKDTKGDFIIYQRDEYSKDYTKMGISGQSCRVYVTAISDDYDRSQELAYQINESLEGVHPDLNMEVKLVDSTEDFEDNKYIQVLLFDIK, from the coding sequence ATGAGTGCAGAAAGTAAATTTAAGATAACAACGAAAATAAGGATTGCTTTACTGGCTAAATCTGAAATATCAGATATGGTTGGTGAACGGGTTTTTCCGGTTGTAGCACCTAAAGATACAAAAGGGGATTTTATCATATACCAACGGGATGAGTATTCAAAGGATTATACCAAGATGGGGATTTCTGGACAATCATGCCGTGTGTATGTAACTGCCATTTCTGACGATTACGATAGGTCACAAGAATTAGCATACCAGATTAATGAAAGCCTTGAAGGGGTTCATCCTGATCTAAACATGGAAGTAAAGCTTGTGGATTCCACGGAAGATTTTGAAGACAATAAATATATACAAGTCTTATTATTCGATATTAAATAA
- a CDS encoding phage tail tube protein — translation MPPIKHDSNADIFRGQLFIFVGENPIAFGTSATMNTTTEEVDVTNKMMSGGWKGSLPGQKSFAITSDSLLTRKEGQFSYDTLLDKQINDETLEFFMGEAKITEQTNVGGKFELDKTKKYYTGQVMITSLDLTSEVNGIANCSASFTGIGALIPGPLPPTT, via the coding sequence ATGCCGCCAATCAAACATGATTCAAATGCTGATATATTCAGAGGTCAGCTATTTATTTTCGTAGGGGAAAACCCTATTGCTTTCGGTACGAGTGCCACAATGAACACTACCACCGAAGAAGTTGATGTTACAAACAAAATGATGTCTGGGGGATGGAAAGGTTCATTGCCTGGACAAAAAAGTTTCGCCATCACAAGTGATTCCTTACTTACCCGGAAAGAAGGTCAATTCAGTTATGATACGTTACTGGACAAGCAGATCAACGATGAAACATTGGAATTCTTTATGGGTGAAGCAAAGATTACAGAGCAAACCAACGTAGGTGGAAAGTTCGAACTGGACAAAACAAAGAAGTATTACACCGGACAGGTTATGATAACTTCCCTTGATCTGACATCGGAAGTAAACGGGATTGCCAATTGTAGTGCTTCCTTCACAGGGATTGGAGCACTAATACCGGGTCCCCTACCTCCAACCACCTAA
- a CDS encoding tape measure protein, which produces MAKKLSFSIAVNLLTENFKKGTNTVKNSLRSIQMQIITFAAALGVGGLGLSGLVTRFKDVARETSRVLTALKNVSNGTKGFADNLRFVNALAKKYGMEVNTLTGNFASFTASATQANMPMDQQRKIFESLSRASAAFSLSAPQTDGVFLALSQMMSKGKISMEELRKQMGEKLPIAVQAMAKALGVSISQMEKLIGKGKVMSADVLPKFAEALNEMIPNVDTDNLESSINRLSNTFGDIVNASGFQNKYKALIDWLNSTLQAATTNIQNIVVGIMAAIAFVITNASSKTLKGWWSMASEMTTGQQKLSADLTKAETSRIAALNALEASRLKHSVAIGKSREKLAQDVALKEVLYAKTVVAEEKARLALLNANTGKRVGIVTKGFNTLKIGAAKLMVLLKALWNSFAPAIIISGLVAIGGYFRNLYAEAKRVKNIFSDYRKEFDKIKPGNETIQLEKLRDVATDINKSLTERQSALDAVNKILNTNFTIDSKSLKINGDINTQIERRISLLKAQAKAEYLTTKLVDMEAKRDELEAKRDKLKKEDISPNVKGKAAIRFLIGNDIAGSIGMDTSKKMQTEIDQINKVIWDANKELEQAIIDGGLNNEINTSTLTITGDEPDDKALRAAEKRLEALRKLDEEDRKRQIDKQKFDLDLQQKTIDLLDDSFEKRTKQTLLNLEKEKLEIEEYQNDLLKQQSEYTKNLFVSVHGTDKGFGAYFNQLQSNNFKDTNGADILPEGLRPEDIEKQVSELLSAAQAAQKKGLLDINKDLSLMLREQEVMFASDLERKLAELDTYYNEQLIKAGNNAELIAQIEANRKREKLEATTDDRIQKLDFSEQLENERTAGLESIGMTELVEEKKLETTRKYLQLRIEALQELANAGNEDAKNQIKLYQESLKKLDTAKPAKSLKALADKSIFDRIKKGFEKAGDSAEDAEEKTTSLLSSISQKAGLVANITSDLQSMFGGMDEGLDEALSAVGNIAQGFATGGIVGGAMAVIGEGMKLFSKASEAAARHQKALKEIEDARLASQRAYNLLLLEQNLLLKEAVSIFGEKQITRAANAINNYRDSIEQLQKDLQGSFKPDKAYEQYLEKGASSGGFMGTYFGIQLNDYQKQVDNYNKGIAELGKQQIVTGHKKTGLFGWGKGKDLYSNILDIPEYKNLIKDGKLDIDMANVILDTRKMSDETRNYIQNLIDLQEHAEAAQEELRNYLQNTFGSLGDDMMTSLENAIKDRGVNAWEEFGKTGAKVIEELGKQIAYELFFADRFKDLQDQLETVYGSNKSKKDIAREAMDLVGNFYQNIGSQMELAQGFMENWQKEAEKYGMNLWQSDNEKHTQSSSKGYSVSMDQDTGGAILGRITGVYESILAIKSMMSGINFDYTKYLTQSIIIGDELKKHTAIFYEMQQMQMKSYRISEEINEGITSLQEIKGDISAISKNTKGLAPK; this is translated from the coding sequence ATGGCAAAAAAATTATCATTCAGCATAGCAGTCAATCTTCTTACTGAAAATTTCAAAAAGGGGACAAATACGGTAAAGAACTCTTTACGATCCATCCAGATGCAAATAATCACTTTTGCGGCAGCACTTGGTGTTGGTGGTCTAGGATTGTCAGGGTTAGTAACCAGATTCAAAGATGTTGCAAGAGAAACAAGCCGGGTGCTTACTGCATTGAAAAATGTATCAAACGGAACAAAGGGATTTGCTGATAATCTCCGTTTTGTTAATGCTCTAGCTAAAAAGTACGGAATGGAAGTTAATACCTTAACCGGAAACTTTGCCAGCTTTACCGCATCGGCTACCCAAGCCAATATGCCAATGGATCAGCAACGGAAAATATTTGAATCCCTATCAAGGGCATCCGCTGCTTTTTCCCTTTCAGCACCACAGACAGATGGGGTATTCCTTGCTTTGTCGCAAATGATGAGTAAAGGAAAAATTAGCATGGAAGAACTTCGTAAACAAATGGGTGAAAAGTTACCTATTGCGGTTCAGGCTATGGCTAAAGCCCTCGGAGTATCCATATCACAAATGGAAAAACTCATAGGGAAAGGTAAAGTTATGAGTGCCGATGTACTTCCAAAGTTTGCCGAAGCTTTGAATGAAATGATCCCGAATGTGGATACTGACAATTTGGAATCTTCAATAAACAGGTTAAGTAATACTTTCGGTGACATTGTTAATGCATCCGGGTTCCAAAATAAATATAAAGCACTTATTGACTGGCTTAATTCCACCTTACAGGCGGCAACCACAAACATCCAGAATATAGTAGTTGGAATAATGGCAGCTATTGCCTTTGTTATTACTAATGCTTCATCAAAAACACTAAAAGGTTGGTGGTCTATGGCATCTGAAATGACTACCGGACAACAAAAATTAAGTGCAGATTTGACAAAAGCAGAAACTTCACGTATAGCTGCATTAAATGCTTTAGAGGCATCTAGGTTAAAGCATAGTGTGGCTATTGGTAAAAGCCGTGAAAAACTGGCACAAGATGTGGCACTGAAAGAAGTATTGTATGCAAAAACAGTAGTAGCAGAGGAAAAAGCCCGGCTTGCTTTACTGAACGCAAATACAGGGAAAAGGGTAGGAATAGTGACCAAAGGATTTAATACTCTGAAAATAGGGGCTGCAAAACTGATGGTATTACTGAAAGCATTATGGAATAGCTTTGCTCCCGCCATTATAATTTCAGGATTAGTTGCAATTGGCGGGTATTTTAGGAATTTATATGCAGAAGCAAAAAGGGTTAAAAATATATTTTCCGACTATAGGAAGGAATTCGATAAAATCAAGCCAGGAAATGAAACCATACAGCTAGAAAAACTCAGGGATGTTGCCACAGATATCAATAAATCATTAACTGAAAGGCAATCGGCTTTAGATGCCGTTAATAAGATTCTTAACACCAACTTCACCATAGATTCTAAATCCTTAAAAATCAATGGTGATATCAATACCCAGATTGAAAGAAGGATTTCCTTACTAAAAGCCCAAGCAAAAGCAGAATATCTAACAACCAAGTTAGTAGATATGGAAGCAAAACGGGACGAACTGGAAGCAAAACGAGATAAACTTAAAAAAGAAGATATAAGCCCAAATGTGAAAGGTAAAGCTGCCATTAGGTTCCTTATAGGAAATGATATTGCCGGATCAATCGGAATGGACACATCCAAAAAAATGCAAACCGAAATAGATCAGATTAATAAAGTTATATGGGATGCAAACAAGGAACTTGAACAAGCCATTATTGATGGTGGACTGAATAACGAGATTAACACATCCACACTAACTATTACAGGTGACGAACCAGATGATAAAGCCCTTCGTGCAGCCGAAAAACGTCTGGAAGCATTGAGAAAACTTGATGAAGAAGATCGGAAACGCCAAATAGATAAGCAGAAGTTTGATTTGGATTTACAACAAAAAACTATTGATCTGCTGGATGATAGTTTTGAAAAGCGAACAAAACAAACCTTGCTGAACCTTGAAAAAGAAAAACTAGAAATAGAAGAATATCAAAATGATCTTCTAAAACAACAATCCGAATACACCAAAAATTTGTTTGTAAGTGTCCACGGCACTGATAAAGGCTTTGGTGCATATTTCAATCAGCTACAAAGTAATAATTTCAAAGACACAAACGGTGCGGACATCCTACCGGAAGGATTACGCCCGGAAGATATTGAAAAACAAGTTAGCGAATTGTTAAGTGCAGCACAAGCAGCACAAAAAAAAGGGCTGCTCGATATCAACAAGGATTTATCCCTTATGCTTCGTGAACAGGAAGTAATGTTTGCGTCCGATTTGGAACGGAAACTTGCAGAACTTGATACCTACTATAACGAACAACTTATAAAAGCCGGGAATAATGCCGAATTAATTGCACAGATAGAAGCTAATCGGAAAAGGGAAAAACTGGAAGCCACCACCGATGACCGAATTCAAAAACTAGATTTCAGTGAGCAATTAGAAAATGAGCGTACTGCCGGGCTTGAATCCATCGGTATGACAGAACTTGTAGAAGAAAAGAAACTTGAAACAACACGAAAGTACCTACAGTTACGAATTGAAGCCCTACAAGAATTGGCTAATGCCGGTAATGAAGATGCCAAAAACCAAATTAAACTATATCAGGAATCACTTAAAAAATTGGATACTGCAAAACCTGCCAAAAGCCTTAAAGCATTAGCGGATAAATCCATATTTGACCGGATAAAGAAAGGATTTGAAAAAGCTGGTGATTCAGCAGAAGATGCAGAAGAAAAAACAACCAGCCTGTTAAGTTCCATATCTCAAAAAGCCGGACTAGTGGCAAATATTACATCTGATCTACAATCAATGTTCGGTGGAATGGATGAGGGACTTGATGAGGCGTTAAGTGCCGTTGGAAACATTGCACAAGGTTTTGCTACTGGTGGCATCGTTGGTGGTGCTATGGCTGTGATCGGTGAAGGGATGAAGCTTTTCAGCAAAGCATCGGAAGCAGCCGCCCGACACCAAAAAGCATTGAAAGAAATCGAAGATGCCCGGCTTGCATCACAACGTGCCTATAATCTTCTTCTTCTGGAACAAAACCTTTTGCTAAAAGAGGCTGTAAGCATATTTGGAGAAAAGCAAATCACACGTGCAGCCAATGCCATAAACAATTACCGGGATAGCATAGAGCAACTACAAAAGGATTTGCAGGGTAGTTTTAAGCCGGATAAAGCCTATGAGCAATACCTTGAAAAAGGGGCTTCATCCGGTGGTTTTATGGGGACATATTTCGGCATACAATTAAATGACTACCAAAAACAAGTTGATAACTACAATAAAGGGATTGCTGAATTAGGAAAACAACAGATAGTTACCGGGCATAAGAAAACCGGATTATTTGGATGGGGAAAAGGTAAAGATTTGTATAGTAATATCCTTGACATTCCAGAATACAAGAATTTAATCAAGGATGGAAAACTGGATATTGATATGGCAAATGTCATACTTGATACCCGGAAAATGAGTGATGAAACAAGGAACTATATTCAAAACCTTATTGATCTACAGGAACATGCCGAAGCAGCCCAAGAAGAACTAAGAAACTATTTACAAAACACATTCGGTTCGTTAGGTGATGATATGATGACATCCTTAGAAAATGCTATCAAAGATAGGGGTGTTAATGCATGGGAAGAATTTGGAAAAACCGGGGCAAAGGTGATAGAAGAATTAGGGAAGCAAATAGCCTATGAACTATTTTTCGCCGATAGGTTTAAAGATTTGCAAGATCAACTTGAAACCGTTTATGGCAGCAATAAAAGTAAAAAGGATATTGCACGTGAAGCAATGGATTTGGTTGGAAATTTCTATCAAAACATCGGTTCACAAATGGAATTGGCGCAAGGTTTCATGGAGAATTGGCAAAAAGAAGCTGAAAAATACGGAATGAATCTTTGGCAATCTGACAATGAGAAACACACACAAAGTTCATCCAAAGGTTATTCCGTATCAATGGATCAAGATACTGGTGGCGCAATTCTTGGACGTATTACAGGCGTATACGAATCTATTCTTGCTATAAAATCAATGATGAGCGGAATAAATTTTGATTATACAAAATACCTGACACAATCAATCATTATTGGTGATGAATTAAAAAAGCATACCGCAATATTCTATGAAATGCAACAAATGCAGATGAAGTCGTACCGTATTAGCGAAGAAATTAATGAAGGTATAACGTCCTTACAGGAGATTAAAGGTGATATTTCAGCAATAAGTAAAAACACAAAAGGTTTAGCCCCCAAATAG